A portion of the Ricinus communis isolate WT05 ecotype wild-type chromosome 10, ASM1957865v1, whole genome shotgun sequence genome contains these proteins:
- the LOC8269829 gene encoding dynein regulatory complex subunit 7 — MGSLGVHETSNKKAMWFYPKVLGFHPSERWGHSACYSHGLVYVFGGCCGGLHFSDVLMLNLDTMSWNTLATIGQGPGPRDSHSAVLVGRQMFVFGGTNGSKKVNDLHILDLVTKEWIQPECKGTPPCPRESHTATLIGDDRILIFGGSGEGEANYLNDLHVLDLKTMRWSSPEVKGDIPVPRDSHGAVAIGNDLFVYGGDRGDRYHGNVDVLDTDTMTWSKLVVQGSSPGVRAGHAAVNIGNKVYVIGGVGDKHYYNDVWVLDVVACSWTQLDICGQQPQGRFSHTAVVTDSDIAIYGGCGEDEHPLNELLILQLGAEHPDAPYRIPICKIFGKHWNQEKRRSPQAENDSRITLLGNDGIVRKGAHEQESESKQAFRFSSDSPYPKRKRTTNSKSWEVESEQEEHSLSLSQHSSPSQSDQEQTPVRKATDSITASQGFNLFKQLNRSPRNCQTIDVASYQKEPGNTIQKSPYNLQILREHTKPEQCVHIAHTGRQGMHFPAMDEKPKDAGYAQNLIGAEVRGRVDGAFDSGLLMTATVNGKIFRGVLFAPVSEVVSRGAILAQNPSTPANHIVNAHSFPNSNHMESLKICRQPSTFPMPESGQSFRQTQMNTTRSYPLVRATPSLAKEPRLRNDLQGVVLTLGGPGSGHVGQI; from the exons ATGGGGTCTTTAGGAGTTCATGAAACTTCAAACAAGAAGGCAATGTGGTTCTATCCTAAGGTTCTTGGATTTCATCCTTCTGAAAGATGGGGACACTCTGCTTGTTATTCTCATGGACTTGTTTATGTTTTTGGG GGGTGTTGTGGGGGTTTGCATTTCAGTGATGTTTTAATGCTAAATCTTGATACTATGTCGTGGAATACTTTGGCAACTATTGGTCAAGGGCCTGGTCCTAGAGACAGCCACAGTGCTGTTCTCGTCGGGCGCCAAATGTTCGTGTTCGGTGGCACAAATGGCTCTAAGAAAGTAAATGATCTTCATATATTAGATCTTGTGACCAAAGAGTGGATACAACCTGAATGTAAAGGGACTCCCCCTTGCCCTCGCGAAAGTCACACTGCTACTCTTATTGGCGATGATAGAATATTGATATTTGGGGGTAGTGGAGAAGGTGAAGCAAATTACTTAAATGATTTGCATGTTTTAGACCTCAAGACTATGAGATGGAGTTCTCCAGAAGTGAAGGGCGATATTCCTGTTCCTAGAGACAGTCACGGTGCTGTGGCAATAGGTAATGACCTTTTTGTGTACGGTGGTGATCGTGGTGACAGGTATCATGGCAATGTTGATGTGCTTGATACTGATACAATGACTTGGTCTAAG CTAGTTGTTCAAGGCTCTTCACCGGGTGTTAGAGCAGGTCATGCTGCTGTGAACATTGGAAACAAG GTTTATGTCATTGGTGGGGTTGGAGATAAACATTATTACAATGATGTTTGGGTTCTTGATGTGGTGGCTTGTTCATGGACTCAACTTGATATATGCGGCCAGCAACCTCAAGGGAGATTTTCTCATACTGCTGTTGTAACAGATTCAGATATCGCCATCTATGGAGG GTGTGGAGAGGATGAACATCCTCTGAATGAGTTATTGATCTTGCAGCTCGGAGCAGAGCATCCTGATGCTCCTTACAGAATTCCCATATGCAAGATTTTTGGAAAACATTGGAATCAAGAAAAGAGGAGATCCCCTCAAGCAGAAAATGACTCG AGAATTACATTATTGGGAAATGATGGAATAGTTAGAAAGGGGGCTCATGAACAAGAATCAGAGTCGAAACAAGCTTTCCGTTTCAGTTCAG ATAGTCCATATCCGAAGAGGAAAAGGACCACAAATTCAAAGTCGTGGGAGGTTGAATCAGAACAGGAGGAGCATTCTCTTTCACTCTCTCAACATTCATCTCCATCACAATCTGATCAAGAGCAGACCCCAGTTAGAAAAGCTACAGATTCCATCACAGCTTCTCAAggatttaatttgtttaagcAGTTGAATAGAAGTCCTAGAAATTGCCAAACTATTGATGTTGCAAGCTACCAGAAAGAACCTGGAAATACAATCCAAAAAAGTCCATATAATCTCCAAATTTTAAGAGAGCATACAAAACCAGAACAATGTGTTCATATTGCTCATACAGGTAGACAAGGAATGCATTTCCCAGCAATGGACGAAAAACCCAAGGACGCAGGATATGCTCAGAACCTG ATTGGTGCTGAGGTACGTGGTAGAGTTGACGGAGCATTCGACTCGGGCCTTCTAATGACTGCAACAGTAAATGGGAAGATCTTTAGAGGAGTATTGTTTGCCCCT GTATCTGAAGTTGTATCAAGAGGGGCCATCCTAGCTCAAAATCCTTCAACTCCAGCAAACCATATTGTCAATGCTCACTCATTTCCCAATTCAAATCACATGGAATCCCTGAAGATTTGTCGACAACCAAGCACATTTCCCATGCCAGAATCCGGCCAGAGTTTTCGACAAACTCAAATGAACACGACAAGATCATATCCTTTAGTAAGAGCTACCCCATCATTAGCCAAAGAACCAAGGCTCAGAAATGATCTTCAAGGAGTTGTTCTAACATTAGGAGGACCTGGAAGTGGCCATGTTGGACAAATTTAA